Proteins co-encoded in one Nitrosopumilus sp. genomic window:
- a CDS encoding cysteine desulfurase, which translates to MQSTESLFENIRKDFPILERTVRDNKQLVYLDNASTTQKPNQVIDAITDYYQHHNANIHRAVYALAEEATEAYEATRDKIANFINIKDRQEIIFVRGTTEAINLVAYSWGRPHIKEGDIIVTTEYEHHSNIVPWQLLTQEKHAKLEYIGMDDNGELILDDLDKYLATGKVKLVTFSLMSNVLGTITNSEKIIEKCKAAGVLTLIDGAQAVPHMKVDIEKLGCDFFAFSGHKMLGPTGIGVLWVRKSVLETMIPFHGGGDMIREVHKYETTWNDLPYKFEAGTPNIADVIGFGAAIDYLTKIGMDNIREHEIELTKYALEKLSAVKGLHIYGTQDMSKRGGVISFNFADVHPHDVAQIIDEEGIAVRSGHHCAQVLMERLNVAATSRASFYIYNTKEDVDILVNSLNIVAKVFKL; encoded by the coding sequence ATGCAAAGTACTGAATCTTTATTTGAAAATATAAGGAAAGATTTTCCAATACTTGAAAGGACTGTTAGAGATAACAAACAACTTGTTTATCTTGACAATGCTTCAACTACACAAAAACCAAATCAGGTAATTGATGCAATTACTGATTATTACCAGCATCATAACGCAAATATTCACAGAGCAGTTTATGCACTAGCTGAAGAAGCCACTGAGGCCTATGAGGCAACTAGAGATAAAATTGCAAATTTTATCAATATTAAAGATCGTCAAGAAATTATTTTTGTTAGAGGTACTACTGAAGCAATTAATCTTGTTGCTTATTCATGGGGGCGGCCTCATATCAAAGAAGGTGACATTATTGTTACTACTGAATATGAGCATCATAGCAATATCGTTCCATGGCAACTTCTTACACAAGAAAAACATGCCAAATTAGAATACATTGGAATGGATGATAATGGGGAATTGATCTTGGATGATCTTGATAAATATCTTGCAACAGGTAAAGTCAAACTTGTAACATTTAGTTTGATGTCAAATGTTCTTGGAACTATTACTAACTCTGAAAAGATAATTGAAAAATGCAAGGCTGCAGGTGTTCTTACCTTAATTGATGGTGCCCAGGCAGTGCCTCACATGAAAGTTGATATTGAAAAATTAGGATGTGACTTTTTTGCGTTTTCTGGGCATAAGATGCTAGGTCCAACAGGAATTGGTGTTTTATGGGTTAGAAAATCTGTCTTGGAAACAATGATTCCATTCCATGGAGGTGGCGATATGATCAGAGAAGTTCACAAGTATGAAACTACTTGGAATGATTTGCCATACAAATTTGAAGCGGGAACTCCAAACATTGCAGATGTAATTGGGTTTGGAGCTGCAATTGATTATCTTACAAAAATTGGAATGGACAACATACGAGAACATGAAATTGAGTTAACAAAATATGCTCTAGAAAAATTATCTGCAGTTAAAGGACTTCATATCTATGGTACACAAGACATGTCAAAACGTGGTGGTGTTATTTCCTTTAATTTTGCAGATGTTCACCCGCATGATGTAGCTCAAATTATTGATGAGGAGGGAATCGCAGTTCGTTCTGGACATCACTGTGCCCAAGTGTTAATGGAGCGCCTAAACGTTGCAGCTACATCGAGGGCAAGTTTTTACATTTACAATACTAAGGAGGATGTTGACATTCTTGTAAATTCATTAAATATTGTAGCGAAGGTGTTCAAATTATGA
- a CDS encoding ATPase V, whose translation MILSLASLEKLVIQLQKKKQEATKLRKQAEKQLKENRSTEKRSSSGLHTIDKKIESEREDVSDVSTVLTQKTSQLESIDRLVTAAQEKLSSEKEALELVQQEIEFAENPEEKQNAETRLRSLNDHIQELETEIKNRQKTAKKISDEVANYSDVKSKIDSKIKKQFQSKPTLRETMTASRKAAQKLEKELERRIKTEESAKNALEKTSSKLRELLAKKRLSSKKKPARKIAAKKKPARKTAAKKKPARKTAAKKKPARKTAAKKKPARKIAAKKKPARKTAAKKKPARKIAAKKKPARKIAAKKKPARKIAAKKKPAKKSKR comes from the coding sequence TTGATTTTATCATTGGCATCATTAGAAAAATTAGTAATTCAATTGCAAAAAAAGAAACAAGAAGCAACCAAGCTAAGAAAACAAGCTGAAAAACAATTAAAAGAAAATCGTTCTACTGAAAAACGATCTTCTTCTGGTCTACACACAATTGATAAAAAAATTGAATCTGAACGAGAAGATGTTTCTGATGTATCTACAGTACTTACACAAAAAACCTCTCAGTTGGAGAGTATTGACAGACTAGTGACTGCAGCACAGGAAAAACTGTCTAGCGAAAAAGAGGCACTTGAATTGGTTCAACAGGAAATCGAATTTGCTGAAAATCCTGAAGAAAAACAGAATGCTGAGACCAGATTGCGCTCATTAAATGATCATATTCAAGAATTAGAAACTGAGATTAAAAATAGACAAAAAACAGCTAAAAAAATCTCTGATGAAGTTGCCAATTATTCTGATGTAAAATCAAAAATTGACTCTAAAATTAAAAAACAATTCCAATCAAAACCAACATTACGTGAAACCATGACTGCAAGTCGTAAGGCTGCTCAAAAACTCGAAAAAGAATTAGAAAGACGAATCAAAACAGAAGAATCTGCCAAAAATGCATTAGAAAAGACATCTTCAAAATTACGTGAACTTTTGGCAAAAAAACGCCTCTCTTCTAAAAAGAAACCAGCAAGAAAGATTGCAGCTAAAAAGAAACCAGCAAGAAAGACTGCAGCTAAAAAGAAACCAGCAAGAAAGACTGCAGCTAAAAAGAAACCAGCAAGAAAGACTGCAGCTAAAAAGAAACCAGCAAGAAAGATTGCAGCTAAAAAGAAACCAGCAAGAAAGACTGCAGCTAAAAAGAAACCAGCAAGAAAGATTGCAGCTAAAAAGAAACCAGCAAGAAAGATTGCAGCTAAAAAGAAACCAGCAAGAAAGATTGCAGCTAAAAAGAAACCAGCAAAGAAATCTAAACGATAA
- the pgk gene encoding phosphoglycerate kinase has translation MKVLTLDDFDLKGKTVFLRVDMNCPIDPDSMEISGTKRIEEAIETLQSLKEAKVVVASHQGRVGNDDYTGMDKHAKVLEKLMGKKIKYVEDTIGEAAQNAIRNLHDGEILLLDNLRLCAEENYEFTPENAAKTIMVTRLSKLFDLCVLDSFPSAHRSHPSIVGFPQVLPACAGRIVEREVKNLDEIMTVAKAPHVIVLGGSKVPDRLEAIKLLIQNGRADHVLLTGVIANVFMRAQARIKSPLGIKREDEVVSKAHALIGEYPDVFATPVDIAIDKDGARVEMDVREIAKTDKIYDLGPKTVEYYSKLIAGAGTVFISGPAGFFEKENFSYGTKALLDSVANSMATTIVSGGHLTSVLKKLGLAEKIDHISTAGGALVLYLTGEKLPMIKALEDAATKYRSK, from the coding sequence GTGAAGGTACTCACACTAGATGATTTTGACTTAAAAGGCAAGACTGTTTTTTTGAGAGTCGACATGAATTGCCCAATAGATCCAGATTCAATGGAAATTTCAGGTACCAAAAGAATTGAAGAAGCAATTGAAACTTTGCAATCACTCAAAGAAGCCAAAGTGGTTGTTGCATCACATCAAGGTAGAGTCGGAAACGATGATTATACAGGGATGGACAAACATGCAAAAGTTCTTGAGAAATTAATGGGTAAAAAAATAAAATATGTGGAAGACACGATTGGAGAAGCTGCACAAAATGCAATTAGAAATTTACACGATGGAGAAATCCTATTGTTAGATAATCTAAGATTATGTGCAGAGGAAAATTACGAATTTACACCAGAAAATGCTGCAAAGACAATCATGGTTACGCGTTTATCTAAATTGTTTGATCTTTGTGTTTTAGATTCATTTCCCAGTGCTCACAGATCACACCCATCAATTGTGGGATTTCCACAAGTTTTACCTGCATGTGCAGGAAGAATAGTAGAAAGAGAAGTAAAAAATCTAGATGAAATTATGACCGTAGCCAAGGCACCGCATGTTATAGTTCTTGGAGGCTCCAAAGTTCCAGACAGATTAGAGGCGATCAAATTATTGATTCAGAACGGAAGAGCAGATCATGTTTTGCTAACAGGAGTAATTGCTAATGTGTTTATGCGCGCTCAGGCCAGAATCAAATCTCCCCTAGGAATTAAAAGAGAAGACGAAGTCGTATCAAAAGCTCATGCGTTAATAGGTGAATATCCAGATGTGTTTGCCACTCCAGTAGATATTGCAATTGACAAGGATGGTGCAAGAGTGGAGATGGATGTAAGAGAGATTGCCAAAACAGATAAAATTTATGATTTGGGTCCAAAAACAGTAGAGTATTATTCAAAATTGATTGCAGGCGCAGGAACTGTCTTTATCAGTGGACCTGCAGGATTTTTTGAAAAAGAAAATTTCAGTTATGGAACAAAAGCATTACTTGATTCAGTTGCAAACTCAATGGCAACTACAATTGTGAGTGGAGGACATTTAACTTCAGTTCTAAAAAAATTAGGATTGGCGGAAAAAATTGATCATATAAGTACTGCAGGTGGTGCATTAGTGCTTTATCTCACAGGAGAAAAATTACCAATGATCAAAGCTCTTGAAGATGCAGCAACAAAATACAGATCTAAATAG
- a CDS encoding HD domain-containing protein, protein MSVLDLLKDEVKQRIENDSAHDFDHIMRVYKNAQKICKKEKANEKLVLSAALLHDLISYPKSDKRSKMSSIASAKKSKTILKKYGFSTEEIAIISNAIRDHSFSQNKIPSSIEGKILQDADRLDALGAIGLARVFATGGSLKRPFYNPNDPFCKQRIPDDSIWTIDHFFKKLFKLESLMNTKSGKIEAKKRTIILKDFLKQLKHEI, encoded by the coding sequence ATGTCCGTACTTGATTTATTAAAAGATGAAGTAAAACAAAGAATTGAAAATGATTCTGCACATGATTTTGATCACATTATGAGAGTTTACAAAAATGCTCAAAAAATCTGCAAAAAAGAAAAAGCAAATGAAAAACTTGTTTTAAGTGCCGCTTTATTACATGATTTGATATCTTATCCAAAATCTGACAAGCGTTCTAAAATGTCTTCGATTGCGAGTGCAAAAAAATCTAAAACTATTTTAAAAAAATATGGTTTCTCAACTGAAGAAATTGCAATAATTTCTAATGCAATCAGAGATCATAGTTTCTCGCAAAATAAAATTCCATCTAGCATTGAAGGAAAAATTCTTCAAGATGCAGATAGATTAGATGCGTTGGGTGCAATTGGACTTGCTCGAGTTTTTGCAACTGGCGGTTCCTTAAAACGTCCATTTTATAATCCAAATGATCCTTTTTGTAAACAAAGAATACCTGATGATTCAATATGGACCATAGATCATTTCTTTAAAAAATTATTCAAACTGGAATCTTTAATGAATACAAAATCAGGCAAAATAGAAGCAAAGAAGAGGACTATTATCTTAAAGGATTTTTTAAAACAACTAAAACATGAGATTTAG
- a CDS encoding DNA-binding protein produces MTEFIPISQAKKMRSGVNVNAQVKSKGDPRTVNLKSGGTVDVCDAIIANGETEDDQMKLTLWGDDIKAVNVGDTVVITNGYTNEFKGEVSLTKGKFGQMEINPQ; encoded by the coding sequence ATGACAGAATTCATACCAATTTCACAAGCAAAAAAAATGCGAAGTGGAGTTAATGTAAACGCCCAAGTAAAAAGCAAAGGAGATCCAAGAACTGTAAATCTCAAAAGTGGAGGAACAGTGGATGTCTGTGATGCAATAATTGCTAACGGTGAAACAGAAGATGACCAAATGAAGCTCACTTTGTGGGGAGACGATATCAAGGCAGTCAATGTTGGAGATACTGTTGTTATCACAAACGGATATACAAATGAGTTTAAAGGTGAAGTATCCCTAACCAAAGGCAAATTTGGTCAAATGGAAATAAATCCTCAATAA
- a CDS encoding iron-sulfur cluster assembly scaffold protein — MSGNADIYHEMIVDYSRNPINYGEIENPDVTFHDSNPLCGDSIDIDMKIDENKISDIKFHGKGCAICMACSSVLTEITKGKTLDEARAIEKNDVLSELGLEHLQAVRIKCALLSLKVLKSALYTYIGKHLEDTSDVDKLKEEAANLY; from the coding sequence ATGAGTGGCAATGCAGACATTTATCATGAAATGATTGTGGATTACTCTAGAAATCCGATCAACTATGGAGAAATTGAAAATCCTGATGTCACTTTTCATGATTCAAATCCACTATGTGGTGATAGCATAGACATTGACATGAAAATTGATGAGAACAAAATCAGCGATATCAAATTTCATGGAAAAGGATGTGCAATTTGCATGGCCTGCTCTTCGGTATTAACTGAAATTACAAAAGGTAAAACTCTTGATGAAGCAAGAGCAATTGAGAAAAATGATGTCTTGAGTGAACTTGGTCTTGAACATCTCCAGGCTGTTCGTATAAAATGTGCCTTGCTTTCTCTTAAGGTACTAAAATCTGCCCTTTACACATACATTGGAAAACATCTGGAAGATACTTCTGATGTAGATAAACTAAAAGAAGAGGCAGCAAATCTGTACTAG
- a CDS encoding non-heme iron oxygenase ferredoxin subunit, which produces MSEWVKACNLEQVKEGQLFRFVHGDKKLLLANLKGKIHATDLICTHADADLSTGFLSDEGVRCPLHLSVFNLENGKPQNLPAEIPLKVYNVKIDASEIYVEL; this is translated from the coding sequence TTGTCAGAATGGGTAAAAGCTTGTAATTTGGAACAGGTGAAAGAAGGACAACTTTTCAGGTTTGTCCATGGTGATAAAAAATTACTACTCGCTAATCTTAAAGGAAAAATTCATGCAACTGATTTAATCTGTACTCATGCTGATGCAGATCTTTCAACAGGTTTTCTTAGTGACGAAGGTGTTCGATGTCCATTACATCTCTCTGTTTTTAATTTGGAGAATGGAAAACCACAAAATCTTCCTGCCGAAATCCCTCTCAAAGTATACAATGTTAAAATAGATGCCAGCGAAATTTACGTGGAGCTTTAA
- a CDS encoding phosphatase PAP2 family protein, with protein MQNWIFDIRSRSFVLFTLLFLILTGLVYSGITEIFDQEVVLFFSEHVGDSTLDIIMQYITESGEVFWMLGFGILMLLIPKTRRIGITLMILIVISTLLTGYIKCGVDRDRPDFEYEGAPFPVPISKDTFALFCEGGFDASYPSGHAARSMIFAIILGYALSERFPRGAYLMFLYPAMISISRIYVLQHYPMDVLGGIVIGVMLAGVMAKRTKLYKIFDKSKT; from the coding sequence TTGCAAAATTGGATTTTTGATATTAGGTCACGTTCCTTTGTGCTGTTTACACTATTGTTTCTTATTCTTACTGGTTTAGTTTATTCTGGAATTACTGAAATCTTTGATCAAGAAGTTGTTTTATTTTTCTCCGAACATGTCGGAGATTCGACCCTTGACATCATTATGCAATACATTACAGAAAGTGGAGAGGTTTTTTGGATGTTGGGATTTGGAATTCTAATGTTATTAATTCCAAAAACTCGTAGGATTGGGATTACTCTGATGATCCTGATTGTTATTTCCACCCTTCTTACAGGATATATCAAATGTGGGGTGGATAGAGATAGGCCTGATTTTGAGTATGAGGGGGCCCCGTTTCCAGTACCAATCAGTAAAGATACTTTTGCATTATTCTGTGAGGGTGGATTTGATGCATCATATCCCTCTGGACATGCTGCAAGATCTATGATTTTCGCGATAATATTGGGGTATGCACTTTCAGAGAGGTTTCCACGTGGAGCATATCTGATGTTCTTGTATCCAGCTATGATCTCCATTAGTAGAATCTATGTTTTGCAACACTATCCAATGGATGTACTTGGCGGTATTGTTATCGGAGTAATGCTTGCTGGAGTTATGGCAAAAAGAACAAAACTTTACAAAATTTTTGATAAATCAAAAACCTAA
- the cobA gene encoding uroporphyrinogen-III C-methyltransferase produces MTGKVYLVGAGPGDHKLITLRAVELLKKADVVLYDRLVSKKIISMIPKSTKKVYVGRAVGDDTAHQNTTNDLMVKYTKSKKHVVRLKGGDPIIFGRGGEEAEFLKENKVKYEIVPGITSGIGSATYAGIPLTHRKYASSVVFVTGHEDPEKKKEIVKWKRLAKSVDTIVIMMGLSRIDVICKQLIAGGMNKKTPVAVIQNGTTPNQKMIKGTVTNIAKKVKENKITPPTNIIIGNVVDLSESIGWK; encoded by the coding sequence ATGACTGGAAAAGTGTATCTTGTTGGCGCAGGACCTGGAGATCATAAATTAATTACATTACGTGCTGTTGAGTTACTCAAAAAAGCAGATGTTGTTTTGTATGATAGATTGGTAAGCAAAAAAATTATTTCAATGATTCCAAAATCTACCAAAAAAGTTTACGTTGGCAGAGCAGTAGGGGATGATACTGCTCATCAAAATACTACTAATGACTTGATGGTAAAATACACGAAATCTAAAAAACATGTTGTTAGACTAAAAGGTGGTGATCCTATTATCTTTGGTCGCGGTGGTGAAGAGGCAGAATTTCTAAAAGAAAATAAAGTAAAATATGAAATTGTCCCGGGAATTACTTCTGGAATTGGTTCTGCAACATATGCTGGAATTCCTCTTACTCACAGAAAATATGCGTCATCGGTAGTTTTTGTAACTGGTCATGAAGATCCTGAAAAGAAAAAAGAGATTGTCAAATGGAAAAGATTGGCAAAGTCTGTTGATACTATAGTAATTATGATGGGGCTTTCAAGAATTGATGTTATTTGCAAGCAACTTATTGCTGGAGGAATGAATAAGAAAACCCCCGTAGCTGTAATTCAAAATGGTACTACTCCTAATCAAAAAATGATTAAAGGAACAGTTACAAATATTGCAAAAAAAGTTAAAGAAAATAAAATCACCCCTCCCACAAATATTATTATTGGAAATGTAGTTGATTTGTCAGAAAGTATTGGGTGGAAATAA
- a CDS encoding uroporphyrinogen-III synthase — protein MLDGKTIAITRSKDDAFEFIALAEENHAKALPLPTIELVSKGEKIVDEFLESVEKYCPDYSVFMSSKAVKLLFDTAKHVGKLDKLQLAVANTIVMSVGPKTTTALESEGIKVNLQPTTFSSVGVGEEFTQINAVGKKVIVPRSGASTPFLKELLNKIGIDVLEIHLYDVCAFRDTTQWNEFRELFFQDRVDGIVFTSASSVRGFFEIMQKDFDESKLLENLQKLSVVAIGPFTADELKKFNVKNTISQVHTVLGSFNTMKQILSNC, from the coding sequence ATGCTTGATGGGAAAACTATCGCAATCACTCGTTCAAAAGATGATGCATTTGAATTCATTGCCCTTGCCGAAGAAAACCATGCAAAGGCACTTCCATTACCTACAATTGAGCTTGTAAGTAAGGGAGAGAAAATTGTTGATGAATTTTTGGAATCTGTTGAGAAATACTGTCCTGATTATTCTGTTTTTATGAGCTCAAAAGCAGTAAAACTGCTATTTGATACTGCAAAACATGTTGGTAAATTAGACAAATTGCAACTGGCTGTAGCAAATACCATAGTGATGTCTGTTGGTCCAAAAACTACAACCGCCCTTGAATCTGAAGGAATTAAAGTAAACCTTCAACCTACAACTTTTTCATCTGTTGGTGTTGGTGAGGAATTTACACAAATCAATGCAGTTGGAAAAAAGGTCATTGTTCCTCGCAGTGGTGCCTCAACTCCATTTTTAAAAGAACTATTAAACAAAATCGGAATTGATGTGTTAGAAATTCATCTTTATGATGTATGTGCATTTAGAGACACTACTCAGTGGAATGAGTTTCGAGAATTATTTTTTCAAGATAGAGTTGATGGTATTGTTTTTACTAGTGCGTCTTCTGTTCGTGGCTTTTTTGAGATAATGCAAAAAGACTTTGATGAATCAAAACTACTTGAAAATTTACAAAAATTATCCGTGGTTGCTATCGGTCCTTTTACAGCTGATGAACTTAAAAAATTTAATGTGAAAAATACTATATCTCAAGTTCATACTGTTTTGGGCTCTTTTAACACTATGAAACAAATTCTTTCAAACTGTTAG
- the sufB gene encoding Fe-S cluster assembly protein SufB yields MATENLDMDYSKYDFKDSTELYVHLSKKGLSKETVISISKMKDEPQWMLDFRLRSYEIFMKKPMPTWGGDLSVIDFQNIYYYAKASDKVEKNWDDVPDSVKKTFDKLGIPEAEKKFLAGVGAQYESEVVYHSLREDLAKQGVLFLDTDAALKEYPEIFKKYFGKIIPPEDNKFAALNSAVWSGGSFIYIPPGVKVDMPLQAYFRINAENIGQFERTLIIADEGSEVHYIEGCTAPVYSSESLHSAVVELVAHKDAKLRYTTIQNWSSDVYNLVTKRAYAYEGATVEWIDGNIGSKLTMKYPGIYLMGERAYGETLSIAFAGKGQHQDTGAKMVHLAPNTTSKITSKSVSRLDGRSTYRGLLNVAKGATNVKATVRCDALLLDDTSKTDTYPYMEINQEDATITHEATVGKIGDEQIFYLMTRGFTEEEALSLIVNGFMEPFTKELPMEYAVELNRLIKLEMDDSVG; encoded by the coding sequence ATGGCAACTGAAAACCTCGATATGGATTATTCAAAATATGATTTTAAAGACTCTACAGAACTTTATGTTCATCTTAGCAAGAAAGGACTGTCTAAGGAAACTGTGATTAGCATCAGTAAGATGAAAGATGAACCACAATGGATGCTTGATTTTAGATTACGATCTTATGAAATTTTTATGAAAAAACCAATGCCTACTTGGGGTGGAGATCTCAGTGTTATTGATTTCCAAAATATCTACTATTATGCAAAAGCGTCTGACAAAGTAGAGAAGAACTGGGATGACGTTCCAGATAGTGTCAAAAAAACATTTGATAAACTTGGAATTCCAGAAGCTGAAAAGAAATTCTTAGCAGGTGTTGGCGCACAATATGAATCTGAAGTTGTTTATCACAGTCTAAGAGAAGATTTGGCAAAACAAGGTGTATTATTCTTAGATACTGACGCGGCTCTTAAAGAATATCCAGAAATTTTCAAGAAATACTTTGGTAAAATTATTCCTCCTGAGGATAACAAATTTGCAGCACTCAACAGTGCAGTTTGGAGTGGTGGTTCGTTTATCTACATTCCACCTGGCGTCAAAGTTGATATGCCACTACAAGCATATTTTAGAATTAATGCTGAGAACATTGGTCAATTCGAAAGAACATTGATCATTGCTGATGAAGGTTCAGAAGTTCATTATATTGAAGGATGTACTGCTCCTGTTTATTCTTCAGAATCTCTACACTCTGCAGTTGTAGAACTAGTAGCACACAAAGATGCTAAACTAAGATACACCACAATCCAAAACTGGAGCAGTGATGTATACAATTTAGTTACAAAACGTGCTTATGCATATGAGGGTGCAACAGTTGAATGGATTGATGGAAACATTGGAAGTAAATTGACAATGAAATACCCTGGAATCTATCTCATGGGTGAGCGAGCATATGGTGAAACCCTCTCTATCGCATTTGCAGGAAAGGGACAGCATCAAGATACAGGTGCTAAAATGGTTCATCTTGCACCAAATACCACTTCTAAAATTACATCAAAGTCAGTAAGCAGACTTGATGGACGTTCAACTTACAGAGGATTACTAAATGTAGCAAAAGGTGCTACAAATGTAAAAGCCACTGTAAGATGTGATGCATTACTCTTAGATGATACATCCAAGACTGATACTTATCCATACATGGAAATCAATCAAGAAGATGCCACAATTACACACGAAGCAACAGTTGGAAAAATCGGTGATGAGCAAATCTTCTATTTAATGACTAGAGGCTTTACAGAGGAAGAAGCACTTTCATTAATTGTTAATGGTTTCATGGAACCCTTTACAAAAGAACTTCCAATGGAATATGCAGTGGAGCTAAATAGACTAATCAAGCTAGAGATGGATGACTCTGTGGGATAA
- the sufD gene encoding Fe-S cluster assembly protein SufD: MSQESLSKLNTSHIDEISLSRNEPEWLKDYRKNSLSIYDSLPIEMSPLYNKYTDAKKMDPEKVLLSTSTTETVPSFLNKRLTELGSETCIIQIGTNVHKINISDDLKSKGLVISSISDAIQNHFELVKKALEASNSNDDKFTALNNAAFNSGVFIHIPSNLILEKPIHFLACLSEDGNSTIARNIIFADENSKAAIVQEIYSPKTDKQPAYLELLNASVAANAQLDVTTLQLMDQHTVNFSTRRTDLAQDAKVNWYSGLFGSILSRYKIEYFLNGSGASANDSEVIFGNDEQSFDIQTNVNHESPSTEARVVEKSILRNKSKSLFKGMIRIKEHAAKSNSFLSGRSILLDKDAKSDAIPGLEIFTNDVKATHSASVAQIDEEQIFYLQTRCLTHEEAERTIVEGFLEPLSRKMSFQVRAWIAYLIESKWENRELTINTDAELAKFVEIEETRYNEDAEIEQHYKYR, from the coding sequence ATGTCTCAAGAATCACTCTCAAAACTCAACACTAGTCATATTGATGAAATTTCATTATCCAGGAATGAACCTGAATGGCTCAAAGATTACAGAAAAAATTCATTGTCTATCTATGACAGTCTCCCAATTGAAATGTCTCCACTTTACAACAAATACACTGATGCTAAAAAAATGGATCCTGAGAAAGTATTACTTTCAACATCCACTACTGAAACAGTTCCAAGTTTCTTAAACAAAAGACTAACCGAGTTGGGAAGTGAAACTTGTATTATTCAAATTGGTACAAACGTTCACAAAATCAATATCTCTGATGATTTAAAATCAAAAGGACTTGTTATCTCTTCAATATCTGATGCAATTCAAAACCATTTTGAGCTGGTAAAAAAAGCACTAGAGGCTTCAAACTCAAATGATGATAAATTTACTGCACTAAACAATGCCGCGTTTAATTCTGGAGTCTTTATCCACATCCCCTCGAATCTCATCCTGGAGAAACCAATTCATTTTTTGGCATGTTTGTCTGAAGATGGCAATTCAACCATTGCTCGAAATATTATCTTTGCAGATGAAAATAGCAAAGCTGCCATTGTCCAAGAAATCTATTCTCCTAAAACCGACAAACAACCTGCATATCTTGAATTACTAAATGCCAGTGTTGCTGCAAATGCACAATTAGATGTTACCACTTTGCAACTAATGGATCAGCATACCGTTAACTTTTCTACAAGACGTACTGATTTGGCACAAGATGCTAAAGTAAATTGGTACTCTGGATTGTTTGGTTCCATTTTATCAAGGTACAAGATTGAGTATTTTCTTAATGGTAGTGGTGCATCTGCTAATGATTCTGAAGTAATATTTGGAAATGATGAACAATCATTTGATATACAAACTAATGTTAATCATGAAAGCCCATCTACTGAAGCTAGAGTCGTTGAAAAATCAATTCTTAGAAACAAATCAAAATCTCTTTTCAAAGGAATGATTAGAATTAAAGAACATGCAGCAAAATCAAATTCATTTTTGTCTGGACGTTCTATCCTTTTAGATAAAGATGCAAAATCTGACGCAATTCCGGGATTGGAGATCTTTACAAATGATGTAAAAGCCACACACTCTGCTTCTGTAGCACAAATTGACGAAGAACAAATATTTTATCTTCAAACTAGATGCCTTACTCATGAAGAGGCAGAAAGAACTATTGTTGAAGGATTCTTAGAGCCCCTTTCCAGGAAAATGTCATTCCAAGTAAGAGCATGGATTGCATATCTAATTGAATCTAAATGGGAAAACCGTGAACTCACAATTAACACTGATGCAGAATTAGCCAAGTTTGTTGAAATAGAGGAGACACGTTATAATGAAGACGCAGAGATTGAACAACACTACAAGTATCGGTGA